The Apium graveolens cultivar Ventura chromosome 11, ASM990537v1, whole genome shotgun sequence genome has a window encoding:
- the LOC141695870 gene encoding uncharacterized protein LOC141695870, with translation MFKARNYCVVGSSLYRRSLSEPLLRCLTSEKAQQAMVEVHTSICGEHLGGKNLALKIIKQGLYWPIIRKDYEEFVRKCQACQLHGNVSYRPMTELNSILAPCPFFPVGDRYCRALFKVKILCQYIVVAVDYATKWVEAKPLSKIREKKMIKFFHGVCCVSLWDPKDFSFRYGTQFVGAKLEKALEELKIQYIKASVAYPQANGLAEVTNRTILQGLKKELKKSPVAGLMNSRMCYGPR, from the coding sequence ATGTTTAAGGCAAGAAACTACTGTGTTGTCGGCTCATCTTTGTATCGACGCTCATTATCTGAACCACTGCTCCGTTGTTTGACCTCGGAGAAAGCTCAACAAGCGATGGTTGAGGTACACACTAGCATCTGCGGTGAACACCTTGGAGGAAAGAACCTGGctcttaaaatcatcaaacagGGACTGTACTGGCCCATAATCCGTAAAGATTACGAGGAATTTGTTAGAAAATGCCAAGCATGTCAATTACATGGGAACGTAAGCTATCGACCCATGACTGAGCTCAACTCGATACTCGCCCCATGTCCCTTTTTTCCAGTGGGGGATAGATATTGTAGGGCCCTTTTCAAAGTCAAAATATTGTGCCAATATATCGTAGTAGCAGTGGATTATGCGACCAAATGGGTTGAGGCAAAACCCCTTTCCAAGATCAGAGAGAAAAAAATGATTAAGTTTTTTCATGGAGTATGTTGTGTTTCTCTTTGGGATCCCAAGGATTTTAGTTTCCGTTATGGCACACAATTTGTGGGAGCAAAGCTTGAGAAAGCTCTAGAAGAACTAAAGATCCAATATATCAAGGCCTCAGTTGCATACCCACAGGCTAATGGGCTCGCAGAAGTAACGAATAGAACCATCCTACAAGGCCTAAAAAAAGAATTAAAGAAATCCCCCGTTGCTGGGTTGATGAACTCCCGAATGTGCTATGGTCCTAGATGA